The Cryptomeria japonica chromosome 9, Sugi_1.0, whole genome shotgun sequence DNA segment aaaaaatattttatttgaattgGATGTAAGTTCACTAAGTGTATTTTCATCAATTTGAACATCTCTACGAAACTTGTCATTTTCTATTTTATACTTAAAGTGATTTTATACGCCCTCTCTATTGATtgtaaaattataatttattgtatgtttttgataataaaagcagccaaaaatgagggggctgacccataggtacaattaagagaacagtGGCAGGGCCATTGTTCGCACATTAACAACAAAgtagcagccttttacctctatcaaaaacaaaaaccataatAGGAGAGTTTATCAGCAAATAAAAAAACCCAGTCAGAGTATAGTTCATAAGCCATGCAGGGCTATAACCAGCAAAACATAAACATAAGCCAAATTGGGCTTATCCAACCCACAACTACACAAcataggggtaagtgcacaaagatggtggtcaaaaaggggggtataagtggacactttttttctgaaatcaggtgaacctgaacttagaggcaaaatttgaaagtcatccactcaagatatgaagataatcaaagaacaaatattgtagtactctgaatttaGTTTCCAAACTANNNNNNNNNNNNNNNNNNNNNNNNNNNNNNNNNNNNNNNNNNNNNNNNNNNNNNNNNNNNNNNNNNNNNNNNNNNNNNNNNNNNNNNNNNNNNNNNNNNNNNNNNNNNNNNNNNNNNNNNNNNNNNNNNNNNNNNNNNNNNNNNNNNNNNNNNNNNNNNNNNNNNNNNNNNNNNNNNNNNNNNNNNNNNNNNNNNNNNNNNNNNNNNNNNNNNNNNNNNNNNNNNNNNNNNNNNNNNNNNNNNNNNNNNNNNNNNNNNNNNNNNNNNNNNNNNNNNNNNNNNNNNNNNNNNNNNNNNNNNNNNNNNNNNNNNNNNNNNNNNNNNNNNNNNNNNNNNNNNNNNNNNNNNNNNNNNNNNNNNNNNNNNNNNNNNNNNNNNNNNNNNNNNNNNNNNNNNNNNNNNNNNNNNNNNNNNNNNNNNNNNNNNNNNNNNNNNNNNNNNNNNNNNNNNNNNNNNNNNNNNNNNNNNNNNNNNNNNNNNNNNNNNNNNNNNNNNNNNNNAATGGCTTCgagtcaaaaactgagataggtcattgtagatgagcctcacgcgaccccacgggatcaaacagattgaccatatgtgtcatggattggaagaaacagtccgtcaaattttgacaatcttttggactcaaggcactcgagagatctcaccggtagggtatgactctcgacgttctgatgctttgggatgcacaacaggggcatgcctagcgtaaaaatgcccacccggatgcgcttgtgatgtcggtttgtgcacacaaggaacggaatcaattctagccaatcttgcaacttttccttgcaagcaactgacggttttttgagcaggcgaaaaaatgctactaattgaaaatggcttcaagtcgtcgaaaaccgagataggccattgtagacgagcctcatgtgaccccacgagatcaaacagattgaccgaatgtgtcgtggattggaagaaacagtccgtcaaattttgacaattttttggattcagggcacttaagagatctcactggtagggtatgactctcgacgttttggtgctttgggatgcatgacaggggcatgcctagcgtaaacatgcccacctagatgcgctcgtgatgtcggtttgtgcacatgaggaataaaatttgaccattgcgagcgtgaaggtgctctcgcaccaaacacattgttgtttaaattcatattgtcaatttttgttgtttatattcatattgttaattacatatgcaaatattcatttaaatttataaaagggcatccaccaaatacaacgaatacacaataatgaaccgaatacaaggagttttgtacggttaattcaacattttagaaattttatcaaatcatattccacgattgcaatgctttatatcatatatttttgttgtttatattcatattgttgattacatatacaaatattcatttaaatttataaaaggacaaccacaaaatacaacgaatacaaaataatgaactcattacacatttattggatcgaatatcgatatttatatatataaaaaaaggcatgcctgccaagtcaatacaagtattacaaaaatgtggcatatgccatgtccaaatcgatatacaataaaaatgtagaatatgtctacatgtattggtcattctatgaccaaaactaacactatatgatccgaaacttctggtggatcatcaaaatcaagcctcttcagtgCAGTACgtgactctgtagatggctgcaaaaccacaattcaaaagccaagttagaattcttttgtagaaaatagttcacaattgacatcataactatgcatttaactttaattcctttgcaattgaaatgtagattacctcatcggctgattcaagagctaatgtcttcgctctcctctccttgtcactcttaggagttttcttgaagacatacttaaatggatccacgttatggccgtaccgcgaaggagtctattgtagattaaatgtacaattaatacaatgtactaacataaatatatcaaaaacacttaaaagctataatatggagaacaatgacgtacctgtgcctcagatgcttctccaatggactgaggatggctcaccatcaatgtagaaacggtagctattacctatacaaaaaatgtacaaagattaaatacaattaatataatgataagtattgaaggttgaaaacaattaattttacatatcaaacaaaagtgtactggatcctgatgcttctccagtgcaaggaggagggttctccattgacgaaataggtatggatatttgctgtatgaaaaaatataagattataatatatcacaagttcacatgtacgcgtgcatataatcatgaaatcaagaaaataaagtagagatacatacctttgcCCTCTCTTGATTCgcaggcgaatcaggtgcattcaacatatccacaaagctcaatggcagctgtacatgtaaaatagacaaaaaacactaatcaatctacaaaccccaactaatacttgatttcaacattttcaaacaattgtacaactaaaaatgtgttcaattaccttcttcacacgttttggcgtctttgagatattctttttcttcagatgagccctagatgcggagggggtgccctaaaaacagaaaattaacatgagatattagtatagataataaattaaacataattttaaaaatctaaaatgaaatgacttgcatattccatcaaaataatacataaaaagagttgtacaaaatatgatactgtatagccttgtaggccaaaatcgatcatcgacaacgtgatgtcatcaatctaggacatttcgtcccctatcaacacctacaaaccagaaattggaccaagcattaaagatagttagtatatcttgtatttttttgaattcaaagtgtactattctattttaacatgttacaaaatttataccttaggcgtcgaagttgcagctgtggtaactgggggaggtgtatgggataccactgttgcatcctgaaatgcatattatttgtctcaatttaaattgatttataaatgaaaattcatttatgtaattacaaaattaaagtgactgataaataaaatgttatgaattcaaatcaacacacctatgtctgtggctcatgggcaaacaccatgtccatcaactcatctatcaatgCGACATCCTcgaccgtgtgagcctgacatctacaaccgcaaatcgtgcatagatgatgtgagtatccatctgcactggctgcatcatctatccccgagcaactgacacacatatgctcgatgggctctctgtcaccctctaacgactcatcatctaatacaatagggtgtgctaatgatgtcccatgctagatgatggcaccagtcaatgttgtggccgcttgaagagtctgtagctccatcgactctttcagctctaatgggacaacctaatgcaccttgggtttgggtgctagggggcggcgactctccacggctaatcgcctacgggctccaggtctatcttgggcagagccaccacctctaccatgaaactctctcatgtcaaaataatttgggcgcacattgagcacaaactcacaatatatttttctcaaaaaatataatagtacctcataattattacaaggtggatcgtcaaagaccatccaccacctttgccaaaaaagattcttcatctgtacattggtacaccaatgtatgggaaacctctttacattaggaggtaatgactgactagttttggggtcaacaaaaagggcacatatttgttgtttagaaatatttttgtttttaactccatcgtatgatagcccattggcatagaattgacgacacctatccctaacgcttccccatttggtaatttcagtggaaacagctatggcaccactagctaatgtttctaggctagtggcgagagattgatgatggtcaagttcaaaagttttcaattttacaatcagtttattgattttggatgtattttgccctaactgattaattaattcttcttgtgtttcggctgtgcggtcaaaagaaggaattgggggttgttcttgtgtgttttcaggaggtgcatttggttgttcttgtgggttttcaggaggtgcatttggttgttcttgttttggattagaagaatctggtttttgaaacaaaaaatgaaaaaacctaatcaaaattaatgaaattaaattcaaaatgtaaaacaaattgcataaaccagaaagaaagacaaaaaaaacaaaaaactaaccttgatccatagcttgaggacaaatttcgcaccccgttcgcggtttagcttaaaaaatgggaaaaaaaagagtaaaaaatgcgcttttcgggtaaatgaggacccagtttttttgAAAAACTTTTTTCATCAAGCACCGCATAcgtggttttactaggattattagcgcgtacgcgctcattttcctataagcagtgcGTATGCACTAATTTTCCTAGGCATAGCGCGTACGTGCTCAGTTTCCTAAgcttagcgcgtacgcgctaccttttctaggctcgggaagaacaaacctaagcgcgtacacgggaattttaaattttaaaaccgcgtacacgctgcctattttttcaagttttttttgggtggtgtccacttttctgaccaccatctttatgcACACGCCCATAGACAAaaaatgaagaagttgaggaaatacaacttcagagatcccaagaacgcctgcatgcaaatacctgtcacaagagaagaatggaggcacataaagcaaaaaaacataaatggtctgaagaagaaaattatcattcagaaagggaatcaattaatgaaaaagtacaatacaatccttataaaaggataatagcaaccctaaagggataatgtgtatttaataattaaatacctacaatattattaaatgcctaagtttagcttaagcgtagagtttaatagactaataattaaataaataattattagctaatacaagataactctaacacccccccttaagatgaacttagggagtagctaaaaaactaaatgcatgaagcaaaaaatgcaactacatgatgaaggcaaatttgggtcccgacaacaaggcctgatgaggtacccaatcacaaccaaatctctatgaatcagagaaatagagaaaaccacgtgggaaaaaaactctactccaaaaagagatggaaaaacaagaagaacaccactgaagtaggaaatagctgcaaacactgtcgaagagtaactgctgatctgaagaacctccactgaaatagaacatgaccaggtagagaagactgtaatcttcatgagtgccctcaaatgacactactcgaatcagatggcaaacaaaggcaaacaactgaactcgacgatacagatggcatgagacaccaaagcctgaagagctgatcaatcaaaccaaggaaacattagaatcaacaggacaaacctccccataatgctgaaaagggagaagGACATGTACACTGAAAAAAAGGGGAACaaaaattgcatgacgaagaaccaggaacatcaaaggtgcagagaaagtacatagtgtcgtggaaggaacactcacttgacacacaacacgaggcgaatgtcatggaaggaaaactcactggacaaaggtagatggcaaacaacgcaaacatcaaccccctcatggcactttataagtagtgcatgtacaataaggcacatgatgtgcaagatcccaagtagacaatgcatgatggcactttatctcagtgtgtttgcataaatgaaatgctacaatgataagaagactggaaatagagcGAAGAACCAAAATTatgacatcctactcagagaagagatcccaaggcctgaaacaaccaagatatccaccaaagtgctgaaaagcaaaaaactgaataaaatattcttggagaataatctggaaataaaacttatATGGCTGGAAATTACACAAGACAAGCTTTCCAaagatataaatttttcaaaaaatggagttcatgttcggtgtggagcctgatcagtctccaagtgggagatttttgaaatgtggcaactgatcagcaaagtactatataTTCAACACGTATCCTCGCCGAGGTCCGGGGTTGGGCCGGGCCTTGGGCAGGGGTTCGGGgtcggcagcccccgagaaaagtgggggtttgggggcgggagcccccgagaaatttttttttgccatttttcgttgatgaaaaccgacattgtaataaaaccctaaaaaggctgactttatttgttgccctaaaaatgcatgttataagcagctgggatgcttaaggcattgtaaggttgatgtactatttttgctggataataagaaagattggacgactgtgtatggtggacgtaacccattctgggtgaaccatgttaaatctctatgttattcgtgtcttgttttatttttttatcttttgtatttaaatctgcatataattgttagttcatatttgcttcggatctgcttgaaaccctaacagtttgaatgctcattttatggctcccggagtgcaacaAAGAACTTCTAGCTTTGAcaacaaaaaacaccatcaaaaaataaaaatcaaaagatcaaacctctagatctagagagagcttggaaagagctttccgatgatataaggtttttgaaaaagcatctccgtatgaccaagttatggccaaatgaaaaaacccctcttttagggcataaaaagggtaaaaaaaaatatattttttattttttatttttttgacgaaaatttctGATGCATTTACAGGTACAGCCGTACGGATTTTGTGTCTTGTAaagcgtgccaatgaaaaaatcatggcccagatgcacttgtcaccgaaataggtcgaattatatatcaaaatgattggaaacGCCCTTTAGAAGCCAATGGTGAGGTCTTTTATGGCCCAAActgctttgatttttttttgacgaatttctcgaaattcatgccaaaaaaaggcaaaactaaagaaaaaatttcagaacccaaatttgtcaaaaattgacaaattttatatggaatgggggttttggggcattctgagctcaacggtgaggtccgtttgagtccaaaatgatcaaaaacaaaacaactaccccatatccaataaaaaattctaaaaaaacttgaaaccctcctccaaaatatcttctgaaaaattaggaaaaagtagcagcagatgtaggctctgataccatgaagaagttgaggaaatacaacttcagagatcccaagaacacctgcatgcaaatgcctgtcacaagagaagaatggaggcacataaagcaaaaaaacataaatgctctgaagaagaaaattatcattcagaaagggaatcaattaatgaaaaagtacaatacaatccttataaaaggataatagcaaccctaaaggtgtgcaaccctaaagaaaccctaaagggataatgtgtatttaataattaaatacctacaatattattaaatgcctaagtttagcttaagcgtagagtttaatagactaataattaaataaataattattagctaatacaagataactctaacaaaaaaCACCACCACATGCAGACAGTTAATTCTTTTTcccttggctcttcttagggagcagcttTCAAGCCCATTCCTTCATGAGGAACTTGAACAGGCCTTTGTAGTCGTCCTcctctttgcctttccctttggccACGGTATCCTGCAACATGCACAAAGTCATCGCCGAGCATCTCATGACATTCAGCGCAAACTTGGacacatcatgcatcttggactcCATCGCCTCCAGTCTGCTGGTAATCACCTGCACAGTATCAGAGAGGGCCTCTATCTTTTTTTCGAGCTCAatcaggttgggctcttcttcctTCACGCTACTGGCCTCTTCAACAACTAGCATTTTTTCAATCCTAAAAGTCGGGGAAGGGAAATTGGCTGGCTCCAGATTCATAGAGGAGACGGGGCTTTCAGAAACCTGGGTGGAGCTCACAGAATGGGGGGTATGTTTGTGTTGGGTTAGGGGCGCTTTATCATACAGAATGGAGTTGCTCGTGTCGTGTGAGGAAGAGGGGTCTCATAGGGGTTTCTCCGAGGGTTTAGTGGCCAATCTGCTCGAGCGGCGAGGGGTGTTGGCTTCTTCGATAATGTCCAAGTCCAAGTCAATCTTTTGGATTTTGACTCTTTTAGGGGTCCTCACCTCCTCCGGggaatgattcttggatttcttgCTGGAGGATCCAAATTCCAAGCACCGAGGGCTTGAGTCAATATTGGTCGAGGGTTGGGTCAAGGGGTTGACATTCTGCATAGAAATGGAATGGGGTGGGCAGAGGGCGAGGTGAAATTTATATAGGCAGAGCATGAGGCCCTGATGCAGGATGGGAAACTCCTTCCCTTTCTTCTTAGCTTCGGCTATATCCTTAATGTTAGCATCCATCGAAtgcaaaagaaagaacaaaatggAAATAaggtctttgttcctcaaatgGTTCAGGAACGGGAGATGGTAGTAGTAAAAAATGCCATACCTGCCCTCCAGAGTAAAATATTTCATCACAATGTAGCAGACTTCGTCCCACGGGTGGGGAAGCTCCTCCCTGTTGAAACCTACAGCCCTCTTTATAGGGTTCTCTCCATGGCAGAAAAATTGGTTGAGGCTGGCAAAATCCGCGATTCGGCTCTGCTTTTTCCATTTTGTGCCCTCCATTGATAGGTCCGTCGCCTGAGCAATAACCTCTTTGTTGATTTTGAAAGAGATTCCCCCCATGCTCACCCTTCTGTCCTCCCAGGAAGTCACGAATTGTTTGGAGAGCCTCTCATCGTTGCCCTTCATATTTTCCATGAATTTGTCAATACCGCCTTTGGTGCACACAAACCAGGCCACCGACTTGGATTTGAACTCATCCACTTTGTTGGGTTCCAGTCTAAGCCTGTCCCCCCCCATTCTTGAGTCCTCTAGATTCATAGTTTGAAAAACCAGAACACAGAGCCGAAGTGAATGCGAGACAGAATGGTTGAGAACGGTGTGTCAGACTTGAAGTGAATGGTCATAATAATCAGAATGATTATTACCCTTTACGATTCCGTAAATATCGATATCCGAAAATCTACTTAGAGCGTGCGAGCCTTTACTCGAGCCAATCTGAGTTGACAGATTCCCAACGCCGCCTTTACTGTCGCCAGTTGGCTTCGTTCAGGTAATAATTAGGGGGTAATCATTTCCGATGTCTGTACTTTCATCATGAATCCATCCCATGTGGTAGTGATGACTCAACCTGCCCTTGGTACGTGGCCGTCTAGGGTGGAAATTGGCGGGATCTTCGCACCGATTTAAAAAATACAAGAAGGTTTCCTTCCTCATTGAGCGGAGGGGGTTGTCCTTTCCTTGAAAAGggccttttccttttccaagatttccttGATGGTGATTGGCAGCAGATTGGAGTCCCTCCAGCATCGTAAGTCATTTTGCAGTCTTCCTTCAGCCGCCATGGAATCGACGACTCTGTTTCCTTCTCTGAATATGTGGCATAtagtgaagtcctccattttgaccaGAAAGTAGGTGATGTCCCTCAGAATGGGTTCCACTCTCCATCCTGCTGAAGCATTTCCTTTGATAGAATCGATAATGATttgagaatctccttcaatttcgaGATGCTTTATTCCTATGGAGTTAACCATTTTCAGACCCCAAAGGAGGGCCATTCCTTCATCTTGAGTGATCATATTATCCCTTAGGTTGCCAGCATAGGCTGCAACCATGTTCCCAAGATGATCCCTTATGACTCCACCATCAGCCTAACAGTTGTATTGAGTagagccatcaaaattcagtttgaaCCAGTGAAGTCTGGGGGTTGACCATATAGTCATCTGTCTCTTAatcttggtgttgttgttgatgcGGTCAAAGCCAGGGGGGAGCTTCCAACAAATAGCGATCTTCTTGTCCACCTCATCAGGAGGATAGGGGGGATTTTCCATTTTGTGACCTCTAAATTCTCCGTAATCATCTTAAAGCATATGTGAGCCACAGAGTCCGGGGGGTCTCAGTGTCTCTGAAAattctgttatttctttctttccataaggcCCAGCAGATGTGCGGTGGGATTTGTTTCTAGAGTTGAATGATGAGGGGATGATGGGAGGGGGGTCCAATCGAAAGCAAAGTTTTTTATATTCTTCTGAAAGACCCAGCAAAGACCGCATTTCTGAAGAGTGATAGACCAAATGTGAGCTGCAAAGGGACAAAGTACAAAAAGGTGGTcgatagattcctcatcagctttgCACAAGCTGCATCTATTGTGTATGTTAATCCTTCATTTGAACCATAATAATTAGTAAATTTTTTATCTATGTGCTAAAATGTTTGTTATTTTTTTACTTCTTGTGGGAAAATTATGGTATGTCTTTTATATTTATACTAACTGCTAGTTGCGTGTGTGACTTGAAGTGTTAGGTTGCCACATGCTAATGGCATTTCCTTAATTTGTGTTAATTTTGCAAGTTTTGGTGGTTATGGATTAGGACCCATGTTGTTTAATGCTAAAAATTAATTTTGACTATTCTCAATTAACATATAGTACAAATAGGGCCTTAAGGTACTTGATAAACCTTCACTTAGGGTAACTTTCTTGACAAATATAACACATGCTCAATGAAACAATTTTATTTAGTCCATGTCAAAATattatttgtatatttttctaaTCAATCTCAACACTTATATTGTGATTAAGAGTGTGTTGATCTCTTTCTTAATCTTCTCAATTGAGATGTTAACTCATCTTGTGAATTGTTATTTTCTATATTATTTCAAATATCAATAGTCATTGTATCTT contains these protein-coding regions:
- the LOC131858491 gene encoding uncharacterized protein LOC131858491, which encodes MVAAYAGNLRDNMITQDEGMALLWGLKMVNSIGIKHLEIEGDSQIIIDSIKGNASAGWRVEPILRDITYFLVKMEDFTICHIFREGNRVVDSMAAEGRLQNDLRCWRDSNLLPITIKEILEKEKALFKERTTPSAQ